In a single window of the Gadus macrocephalus chromosome 6, ASM3116895v1 genome:
- the entr1 gene encoding endosome-associated-trafficking regulator 1 isoform X3: MSKNKSSAKTLLIVDGDDEVQEAELNPFSFREFVRHHGPAPGSEETSGSYRRKVHDTTSSQSRTPTFAPAMESSFFWEPLRSVLRAQEDEEGGAESGLAAAEEEEEGDRSSSLWLPDEDQEEEEEAKEIRTGGRGGEDYEGDDETTILETPNSLSRKSSMQQLQEENMVLRRSVSDLHKSSSAYKERIQQLSEELIRRGHEEEKEAQALESMVHSVEQNLQLMTKRAVKAESGVSKLKQELQQLQGHMEIIKLENERLLAEQLETMKTMKQNARTAADYLGKTAIQARCSIKQLLGEAENLHLVSQLLQSIDKISTHTSDIH; encoded by the exons ATGTCCAAAAACAAGAGCTCCGCCAAAACCCTCCTCATCGTAGATG GGGACGACGAGGTCCAGGAGGCTGAGCTCAACCCCTTCTCTTTCAGAGAGTTCGTCCGCCACCATGGACCCGCGCCGGGCTCCGAGGAGACGAGCGGCTCCTACAGGAGGAAG GTGCATGACACCACCAGCAGCCAGAGCAGAACGCCCACCTTTGCCCCGGCGATGGAAAGCAGTTTCTTCTGGGAGCCCCTTCGCAGTGTGCTGAGGGCCCAG gaggatgaggagggaggggcagagtctggactggctgctgctgaggaagaggaagagggggacagGAGCTCCTCTCTCTGGCTTCCAGACGAagaccaagaagaagaagaagaagctaaGGAGATAAG gactggaggaagaggaggggaagatTATGAAGGAGATGATGAAACTACCATATTGGAGACGCCAAACTCTCTCAGCAGAAAGAGTTCAATGCAGCAg ctccaAGAAGAGAACATGGTTCTGAGGAGGAGCGTCAGCGATCTCCACAAGTCGTCCAGCGCCTATAAAGAAAG GATCCAGCAGCTGTCGGAGGAGCTAATCCGCCGAGGgcacgaggaggagaaggaggcgcagGCCCTGGAGAGCATGGTCCACTCGGTGGAGCAGAACCTCCAGCTCATGACC AAGCGAGCTGTGAAGGCAGAGAGCGGCGTTTCCAAACTAAAGcaggagctgcagcagctccag ggtcaCATGGAGATCATTAAATTAGAAAATGAACGCCTTCTAGCAGAGCAGCTTGAAACCATGAAAACCATGAAACAAAATGCTCGGACGGCTGCAGATTACCTCGGCAAGACTGCCATCCAAGCTCGCTGTTCTATCAA acAGCTGTTGGGAGAAGCAGAGAATCTGCATTTAGTGTCACAGCTGCTGCAGTCAATCGACAAGATCTCAACGCACACCTCTGACATCCACTag
- the entr1 gene encoding endosome-associated-trafficking regulator 1 isoform X1, whose protein sequence is MSKNKSSAKTLLIVDGDDEVQEAELNPFSFREFVRHHGPAPGSEETSGSYRRKVHDTTSSQSRTPTFAPAMESSFFWEPLRSVLRAQEDEEGGAESGLAAAEEEEEGDRSSSLWLPDEDQEEEEEAKEISRTGGRGGEDYEGDDETTILETPNSLSRKSSMQQLQEENMVLRRSVSDLHKSSSAYKERIQQLSEELIRRGHEEEKEAQALESMVHSVEQNLQLMTKRAVKAESGVSKLKQELQQLQGHMEIIKLENERLLAEQLETMKTMKQNARTAADYLGKTAIQARCSIKQLLGEAENLHLVSQLLQSIDKISTHTSDIH, encoded by the exons ATGTCCAAAAACAAGAGCTCCGCCAAAACCCTCCTCATCGTAGATG GGGACGACGAGGTCCAGGAGGCTGAGCTCAACCCCTTCTCTTTCAGAGAGTTCGTCCGCCACCATGGACCCGCGCCGGGCTCCGAGGAGACGAGCGGCTCCTACAGGAGGAAG GTGCATGACACCACCAGCAGCCAGAGCAGAACGCCCACCTTTGCCCCGGCGATGGAAAGCAGTTTCTTCTGGGAGCCCCTTCGCAGTGTGCTGAGGGCCCAG gaggatgaggagggaggggcagagtctggactggctgctgctgaggaagaggaagagggggacagGAGCTCCTCTCTCTGGCTTCCAGACGAagaccaagaagaagaagaagaagctaaGGAGATAAG CAggactggaggaagaggaggggaagatTATGAAGGAGATGATGAAACTACCATATTGGAGACGCCAAACTCTCTCAGCAGAAAGAGTTCAATGCAGCAg ctccaAGAAGAGAACATGGTTCTGAGGAGGAGCGTCAGCGATCTCCACAAGTCGTCCAGCGCCTATAAAGAAAG GATCCAGCAGCTGTCGGAGGAGCTAATCCGCCGAGGgcacgaggaggagaaggaggcgcagGCCCTGGAGAGCATGGTCCACTCGGTGGAGCAGAACCTCCAGCTCATGACC AAGCGAGCTGTGAAGGCAGAGAGCGGCGTTTCCAAACTAAAGcaggagctgcagcagctccag ggtcaCATGGAGATCATTAAATTAGAAAATGAACGCCTTCTAGCAGAGCAGCTTGAAACCATGAAAACCATGAAACAAAATGCTCGGACGGCTGCAGATTACCTCGGCAAGACTGCCATCCAAGCTCGCTGTTCTATCAA acAGCTGTTGGGAGAAGCAGAGAATCTGCATTTAGTGTCACAGCTGCTGCAGTCAATCGACAAGATCTCAACGCACACCTCTGACATCCACTag
- the entr1 gene encoding endosome-associated-trafficking regulator 1 isoform X2: MSKNKSSAKTLLIVDGDDEVQEAELNPFSFREFVRHHGPAPGSEETSGSYRRKVHDTTSSQSRTPTFAPAMESSFFWEPLRSVLRAQDEEGGAESGLAAAEEEEEGDRSSSLWLPDEDQEEEEEAKEISRTGGRGGEDYEGDDETTILETPNSLSRKSSMQQLQEENMVLRRSVSDLHKSSSAYKERIQQLSEELIRRGHEEEKEAQALESMVHSVEQNLQLMTKRAVKAESGVSKLKQELQQLQGHMEIIKLENERLLAEQLETMKTMKQNARTAADYLGKTAIQARCSIKQLLGEAENLHLVSQLLQSIDKISTHTSDIH; encoded by the exons ATGTCCAAAAACAAGAGCTCCGCCAAAACCCTCCTCATCGTAGATG GGGACGACGAGGTCCAGGAGGCTGAGCTCAACCCCTTCTCTTTCAGAGAGTTCGTCCGCCACCATGGACCCGCGCCGGGCTCCGAGGAGACGAGCGGCTCCTACAGGAGGAAG GTGCATGACACCACCAGCAGCCAGAGCAGAACGCCCACCTTTGCCCCGGCGATGGAAAGCAGTTTCTTCTGGGAGCCCCTTCGCAGTGTGCTGAGGGCCCAG gatgaggagggaggggcagagtctggactggctgctgctgaggaagaggaagagggggacagGAGCTCCTCTCTCTGGCTTCCAGACGAagaccaagaagaagaagaagaagctaaGGAGATAAG CAggactggaggaagaggaggggaagatTATGAAGGAGATGATGAAACTACCATATTGGAGACGCCAAACTCTCTCAGCAGAAAGAGTTCAATGCAGCAg ctccaAGAAGAGAACATGGTTCTGAGGAGGAGCGTCAGCGATCTCCACAAGTCGTCCAGCGCCTATAAAGAAAG GATCCAGCAGCTGTCGGAGGAGCTAATCCGCCGAGGgcacgaggaggagaaggaggcgcagGCCCTGGAGAGCATGGTCCACTCGGTGGAGCAGAACCTCCAGCTCATGACC AAGCGAGCTGTGAAGGCAGAGAGCGGCGTTTCCAAACTAAAGcaggagctgcagcagctccag ggtcaCATGGAGATCATTAAATTAGAAAATGAACGCCTTCTAGCAGAGCAGCTTGAAACCATGAAAACCATGAAACAAAATGCTCGGACGGCTGCAGATTACCTCGGCAAGACTGCCATCCAAGCTCGCTGTTCTATCAA acAGCTGTTGGGAGAAGCAGAGAATCTGCATTTAGTGTCACAGCTGCTGCAGTCAATCGACAAGATCTCAACGCACACCTCTGACATCCACTag
- the ccdc180 gene encoding coiled-coil domain-containing protein 180, whose protein sequence is MAESRVIPSGRLYRQMFDAQVQLSLSLHQSRGERTAPETQTHTTNNRLLPTSAEQQLEEEVRGLPDVVVAERQSADVIERLRAKRERDHRETVKNLHRDLAVLGKDYEESSRSTCKDLLSCLEEMDQRLETLMGGMECQQPTSLQELNDVWKQVKETSVLKRGRICELDQNLNGYEIQRTQQIAHLLKKYCTLLERISSLNPCDLYRLLDAEAMMINTALLANHRSIARLRLHLLEGDLQKESVLHLRWQDISKTWKAGRVQQEIERFRELVSDKSVQDPDSVQEAVVEIRRTQQALSEEQRRLIQHICSLAPPTCTTALVTDWYNQLTALNQKIDGCHDNFVRQLQCSFDQSWQASLVEVERCKQALCGLELSEQEVKHIVSSQILPLMGPHQRRAEERVAILDRDVDMVARHAGILSRTVWNVLRGAALLWETHSRAMENREQQLEEQLRLLRCEQEKEIKRKEAHLDVLLDRLRQDSPEEALKKSLNVALAFLDEMPNSSIEWYSKMDEVLESFPAVHVDELNTYSAAVSQYYHVGEVHTVTQEELLSFYHRDNPDWKSIEKFGNFPISTQNELDHTQNPQDGLLKEAESSLAEIYISDTEVTFTSKRGGAYSGPAFELPVQNPLGSLGDEVQFILFPTKTLTQSLIQLRTLSFDHLEQHFHDVLSSSAATVASRKKTLDSEQELRLQLHKLRPQRIEMDIHNMRSAELHVHRECVLSQGAAVLQVLDACRSGMSDLQTSTSASNLRFITSVSTMEERFHTATTSHTLKGFSSNLQDCLVQHVQEIQLSQRAFRHSVQQRLEQVRDSNTKLVTSFRLFGEGGNFSPKEVDQLLRLLEKTTRRIDALEDGIQADMEKLEMACLEQVKGTVDRLQEKLSPLLLEISFSEKIQKVVSNVQVQIKAEAAHSNQQKMLISRQVEDLRRLTETAEVSQEKVFTSLSALGEELKKRYQYLDCNRDSSIESPAPQQTLQGSFAVAARPRSKLPRPTRPTGELPLAAAAVSGASSEDITMGVLNKLRRLPQTSKNEKWVQMFGSDPDLVQNTRSFKLTVNSFLRTANEVLLHAAEDLYRKKEFDQWAERFIKRLLGYQEQAKQFNTTSIQEFGQQLCELEEVVRTLAPVMLGNHGKRQEEELMKAVEEFRTRMEETASSTNHTQRKHSSQLKVRLGHPACKEELDALRRREEDRQSQYRSSINRIYEELQECMQARQEDVTASLSSLTESLVCQVDNLLTLELSEQLPTPDTEAGKDLLMPNSVQTANRIGAGLPISQSLADDTTASTVTMATEDKTLMTMANATSAVTMETSSSSQTTIEPCVDATATAGSVSSPIHQEILLHRDRALKRYEDVSKAESERFRMDRERLLIQLQRWTHHWQQHINTLSTLKTE, encoded by the exons ATGGCGGAGAGCAGGGTGATCCCCAGCGGAAGGCTTTACAGACAGATGTTTGACGCACAG GTCCagctgtccctctccctccatcaaaGTCGAGGAGAAAGGactgctcctgaaacacaaacgcacaccactAACAacag attaCTGCCCACCAGTGCAGAGCAGCAGCTGGAGGAAGAAGTCAGAGGACTTCCTGATGTTGTTG TGGCTGAAAGGCAGAGTGCTGATGTGATTGAGCGCCTGagagcgaagagagagagagaccacagagagacTGTAAAGAACCTTCATAGAGACCTGGCGGTGCTTGGCAAG GATTATGAGGAGAGCAGTAGAAGTACTTGTAAGGACCTGCTCTCATGCCTTGAAGAGATGGACCAGAGGTTGGAGACCCTGATGGGGGGTATGGAGTGTCAGCAACCGACCAGCCTTCAG gagctgAACGACGTTTGGAAGCAGGTCAAGGAAACTTCTGTTTTAAAGAGAGGAAGAATCTGTGAATTAGACCAAAATCTGAATGGATATGAAATCCAACGGACACAGCAG ATCGCTCATTTACTCAAGAAGTACTGCACTCTTCTGGAGAGAATCAGCTCCCTAAACCCCTGTGACCTCTACAGACTGCTCGACGCAGAGGCTATG ATGATCAACACCGCCCTGCTCGCTAACCACCGTAGCATCGCCCGTCTACGTCTTCATCTTCTGGAGGGGGATCTGCAAAAAGAGTCTGTCCTTCATCTTCGCTGGCAAGACATATCTAAGACCTGGAAGGCTGGCAGGGTACAACAGGAGATAGAAAGGTTCCG ggaaCTGGTCAGTGATAAATCAGTCCAGGACCCTGACTCTGTCCAGGAAGCAGTTGTGGAGATCAGAAGGACACAACAAGCTCTGTCTGAAGAACAGAGACGTCTCATCCAGCACATCTG CtctctggccccgcccacctgcacTACAGCTCTGGTCACCGATTGGTACAACCAACTGACAGCTCTCAATCAAAAGATTG aTGGTTGTCATGATAACTTTGTACGTCAGCTCCAGTGCAGCTTCGACCAGAGCTGGCAGGCCAGTCTAGTGGAAGTGGAGCGATGCAAG CAGGCGCTGTGTGGTCTAGAGCTGTCCGAGCAGGAGGTCAAGCACATCGTCAGCTCCCAGATCCTCCCTCTGATGGGGCCACATCAGAGGCGGGCTGAGGAACGAGTGGCCATCTTAGAT CGAGATGTGGACATGGTGGCGAGGCATGCTGGGATATTGAGTAGGACTGTCTGGAATGTTTTACGCGGAGCAGCGTTGCTATGGGAGACGCACAGCCGGGCTATGGAGAACAGAGAGCAACAGCTTGAGGAGCAGCTCCGCCTCCTTCGATGTGAACAGGAAAAGGAAATAAAG AGGAAAGAGGCTCATTTGGACGTCTTACTAGACCGGCTGCGCCAGGACAGCCCTGAGGAGGCCCTGAAGAAGTCCCTTAATGTGGCCCTCGCCTTCCTGGATGAGATGCCCAACAG ctCTATAGAGTGGTACAGCAAAATGGACGAAGTGCTGGAGAGTTTTCCAGCTGTTCATGTGGACGAGCTTAACACCTACAGCGCTGCTGTCAGCCAATATTACCATGTTGGCGAAGTCCACACCGTG aCACAAGAAGAACTTCTCTCCTTTTACCATCGTGATAACCCGG ATTGGAAAAGTATAGAAAAGTTCGGAAACTTTCCAATCAGCACGCAGAATGAGCTTGACCACACCCAGAATCCCCAGGATGGACTACTGAAGGAG GCAGAGTCATCCCTTGCAGAGATTTACATCTCTGACACTGAAGTGACCTTTACATCCaagaggggcggggcttacagTGGCCCCGCCTTTGAACTTCCGGTGCAGAATCCTCTGGGCAGCCTGGGGGATGAAGTCCAATTCATCCTGTTCCCCACTAAGACGCTGACCCAGTCACTGATCCA gctgCGTACATTATCCTTTGATCACCTGGAGCAGCACTTCCATGACGTCCTGAgttccagcgcagccacggtcGCCAGCAGAAAGAAAACACTGGATTCAGAACAAGAGCTCCGCCTGCAGCTGCACAAACTCCGCCCACAGCGCATTGAGATGGACATACACAACATGCGCTCTg ccgAGCTCCATGTCCACAGGGAGTGTGTGTTGTCCCAGGGTGCGGCTGTGCTCCAGGTGCTGGATGCGTGTCGGAGCGGCATGAGTGACCTCCAGACCTCCACCAGCGCCAGCAACCTCCGCTTCATCACCAGCGTCTCCACGATGGAGGAGCGCTTCCACACCGCCACCACCTCTCACAC TCTGAAGGGGTTTAGCTCCAACCTGCAGGACTGCCTGGTTCAGCATGTCCAGGAGATCCAGCTCTCTCAGCGGGCCTTCAGGCACTCTGTTCAACAGCGCCTGGAGCAGGTTCGAGACAGCAACACCAAGCTGGTCACATCCTTCAG GCTGTTTGGTGAAGGAGGGAACTTCAGCCCCAAGGAGGTGGACCAGCTGCTGAGGCTCCTTGAGAAGACGACCCGGAGGATCGATGCCTTGGAAGACGGCATCCAGGCGGACATGGAGAAACTGGAGATGGCCTGTTTAGAGCAG GTGAAGGGGACAGTGGATCGCCTGCAGGAGAAGCTCTCCCCACTCCTGTTGGAGATAAGTTTCTCCGAGAAGATCCAGAAAGTGGTGTCAAATGTCCAGGTCCAAATTAAGGCTGAG gcAGCCCATAGTAACCAGCAGAAGATGTTGATCAGCAGACAGGTTGAAGACCTGAGGAGACTTACAGAGACAGCTGAG GTGTCTCAGGAGAAGGTGTTTACTAGTCTGTCTGCCCTTGGTGAAGAGCTAAAGAAACGCTACCAGTACTTGGACTGCAACAGG gatTCCAGCATTGAGTCTCCTGCACCACAGCAGACTCTGCAAGGATCGTTTGCTGTGGCGGCCAGACCTCGTTCCAAGCTGCCCAGACCGACCCGACCCACTGGAGAGCTCCcattggctgctgctgctgtgagtGGAGCCTCCTCTGAGGACATCACCATGGGAGTGCTCAACAA gTTGAGAAGGTTGCCTCAAACGAGCAAGAATGAAAAGTGGGTTCAAATGTTTGGAAGCGACCCAGACCTGGTGCAGAACACACG GTCCTTTAAGTTAACTGTCAACAGTTTTTTGAGGACGGCAAATGAGGTGCTTCTGCATGCTGCCGAG GACTTGTACAGGAAGAAGGAATTTGACCAATGGGCTGAAAGGTTTATCAAGAGGCTGCTTGGATACCAGGAACAGGCCAAGCAGTTTAATACCACAAGTATACAAG AGTTTGGTCAGCAGCTGTGTGAGCTAGAGGAGGTGGTCCGCACGTTGGCACCGGTGATGCTTGGTAACCATGGGAaacggcaggaggaggagctgatgaaggCAGTGGAAGAGTTCAGGACCAGGATGGAGGAGACGGCGAGCTCCACCAATCACACCcag AGGAAGCATTCCAGCCAGCTGAAAGTGCGCCTGGGACATCCAGCATGTAAAGAGGAGCTAGATGccctgaggaggagagaggaggacagacagagccaGTACCGCAGCAGCATCAACAGGATTTATGAAGAACTACAG GAGTGCATGCAGGCCAGACAGGAGGACGTCACAGCATCCCTGTCGTCCCTGACAGAGAGTTTAGTTTGCCAAGTGGACAACCTCCTTACATTGGAGCTTTCAGAACAGCTCCCTACTCCAg ACACTGAAGCTGGAAAGGATTTGCTAATGCCCAACAGCGTCCAGACAGCCAACAG GATTGGGGCAGGACTTCCTATCTCACAGTCCCTTGCTGATGATACGACAGCATCCACGGTAACCATGGCTACCGAAGACAAAACCCTTATGACCATGGCCAATGCAACGTCCGCTGTAACCATGGAAACAAGCTCATCTAGTCAAACAACTATAGAACCCTGTGTTGATGCCACGGCAACAGCTGGATCTGTCAGCAGCCCGATACACCAGGAAATCCTcctacacagagacagagctTTGAAG cgCTATGAGGACGTCTCCAAGGCAGAGTCAGAGCGCTTCAGGATGGACAGAGAGCGACTGCTGATCCAGCTGCAGAGATGGACTCACCATTGGCAGCAACACATAAACACTTTGAGCACGCTCAAAACAGAGTAG